A genome region from Micromonospora inyonensis includes the following:
- the hutU gene encoding urocanate hydratase, producing MYQPARAARGTERSARGWPQEAALRMLMNNLDPEVAERPEDLVVYGGTGKAARDWPSYHALVRTLTDLRDDETMLVQSGRPVGVLRTHEWAPRVLLANSNLVGDWATWPEFRRLEQLGLTMYGQMTAGSWIYIGTQGILQGTYETFAAVAAKLAGARDGGQPAGDGSLAGTLTLTAGCGGMGGAQPLAVTMNGGVCLIVDVDRSRLDRRVHDRYLDEVADSLDDAVERVLAAKRERRALSVGVVGNAATVFPELLRRGVDIDIVTDQTSAHDPLSYLPEGVELADAREYAAAKPAEFTDRARASMAKHVEAMVGFLDAGAEVFDYGNSIRGEARLGGYERAFDFPGFVPAYIRPLFCEGKGPFRWAALSGDPADIAATDRAILDLFPENESLARWIRMAGERVAFQGLPARICWLGYGERDRAGVRFNEMVASGELSAPVVIGRDHLDCGSVASPYRETEAMADGSDAIADWPLLNALVNTASGASWVSIHHGGGVGIGRSIHAGQVCVADGSALAGQKIERVLTNDPAMGVIRHVDAGYDHAHEVATRTGVRVPMAER from the coding sequence ATGTACCAGCCCGCCCGTGCCGCTCGCGGCACCGAGCGCAGTGCGCGGGGGTGGCCGCAGGAGGCCGCCCTGCGGATGCTGATGAACAACCTCGACCCCGAGGTCGCCGAGCGTCCCGAGGACCTGGTGGTCTACGGCGGCACCGGGAAGGCCGCGCGGGACTGGCCGTCGTACCACGCGCTGGTGCGGACCCTGACCGACCTGCGGGACGACGAGACGATGCTGGTGCAGTCCGGTCGGCCGGTCGGCGTGCTGCGCACGCACGAGTGGGCGCCGCGGGTGCTGCTGGCCAACTCCAACCTGGTCGGCGACTGGGCCACCTGGCCCGAGTTCCGCCGTCTGGAGCAACTCGGCCTGACCATGTACGGGCAGATGACCGCCGGTTCGTGGATCTACATCGGCACCCAGGGGATCCTCCAGGGCACCTACGAGACGTTCGCCGCGGTCGCCGCGAAACTCGCCGGTGCGCGCGACGGCGGACAGCCGGCCGGGGACGGTTCGCTGGCCGGGACGCTGACCCTCACCGCCGGCTGCGGCGGGATGGGCGGAGCGCAGCCCCTCGCGGTCACCATGAACGGTGGAGTCTGCCTGATCGTCGACGTGGACCGGTCCCGGCTGGACCGCCGGGTGCACGACCGCTACCTGGACGAGGTCGCCGACTCCCTGGACGACGCGGTCGAGCGGGTGCTCGCCGCGAAGCGGGAGCGGCGGGCGCTCTCCGTCGGGGTGGTCGGCAACGCGGCCACCGTCTTCCCGGAACTGCTGCGCCGAGGCGTCGACATCGACATCGTCACCGACCAGACCAGCGCGCACGACCCGCTGTCGTACCTGCCGGAGGGGGTGGAGCTGGCTGACGCCCGGGAGTACGCGGCGGCGAAGCCGGCCGAGTTCACCGACCGGGCCCGCGCCTCGATGGCGAAGCACGTCGAGGCGATGGTCGGGTTCCTCGACGCCGGGGCGGAGGTCTTCGACTACGGCAACTCGATCCGGGGCGAGGCGCGCCTCGGTGGGTACGAGCGGGCGTTCGACTTCCCCGGCTTCGTGCCCGCGTACATCCGGCCGCTGTTCTGCGAGGGCAAGGGGCCGTTCCGGTGGGCCGCCCTCTCCGGCGACCCGGCCGACATCGCCGCCACCGACCGGGCGATCCTCGATCTGTTCCCGGAGAACGAGTCCCTGGCCCGGTGGATCCGGATGGCCGGGGAGCGGGTCGCCTTCCAGGGCCTGCCGGCCCGGATCTGTTGGCTCGGTTACGGCGAGCGGGACCGCGCCGGTGTCCGGTTCAACGAGATGGTCGCCTCCGGTGAACTCTCCGCCCCGGTGGTCATCGGTCGCGACCACCTCGACTGCGGCAGCGTCGCCAGCCCGTACCGGGAGACCGAGGCGATGGCCGACGGCTCCGACGCGATCGCCGACTGGCCGCTGCTCAACGCGCTGGTCAACACCGCCAGCGGGGCATCCTGGGTGTCCATCCACCACGGCGGCGGGGTCGGCATCGGCCGCAGCATCCACGCCGGTCAGGTCTGCGTGGCCGACGGCAGCGCGCTGGCCGGGCAGAAGATCGAGCGGGTGCTCACCAACGACCCGGCGATGGGCGTCATCCGGCACGTCGACGCCGGCTACGACCACGCCCACGAGGTGGCGACCCGTACCGGGGTGCGCGTTCCCATGGCCGAGCGGTAG
- a CDS encoding MurR/RpiR family transcriptional regulator, whose protein sequence is MNGTAAIAAAPSDRLLDLFHGARLTPMQRRIAHCLVQHAGSVAYLSAAEVAELAGVSQPSVTRFAVALGHDGCPALRRRLRELTGAGGTDLVFDLHTAPMALAMVVLQAICDAAPTDTQARLEAFEASAARRQLFLG, encoded by the coding sequence ATGAATGGAACGGCCGCCATCGCGGCTGCGCCGAGCGACCGGCTGCTGGATCTGTTCCACGGCGCCCGGCTCACCCCGATGCAGCGCCGGATCGCGCACTGCCTGGTGCAGCACGCCGGCTCGGTGGCCTACCTCTCCGCCGCCGAGGTCGCCGAGCTGGCCGGGGTCAGCCAACCGTCGGTGACCCGCTTCGCCGTCGCGCTCGGCCACGACGGCTGTCCGGCGCTGCGCCGCCGACTGCGCGAGCTGACCGGCGCCGGTGGCACCGACCTGGTCTTCGACCTGCACACCGCCCCGATGGCCCTGGCCATGGTGGTGCTCCAGGCGATCTGCGACGCCGCGCCGACCGACACGCAGGCGCGGCTGGAGGCGTTCGAGGCGTCCGCCGCCCGCCGACAGTTGTTCCTCGGGTGA
- a CDS encoding peptidyl-prolyl cis-trans isomerase, with the protein MSIVALALVATGCGSTDRSVDPPPNALATVGGEPVTVEQVRALIPDSPLPAVVVAGGYAGPWPEALELAIRDELLVREAARRGLRGSTRAEQIAKLITQEQRGAAGLAAESITDGEALAWYQEHRSLFGNVAQAEVAWGEFADPAQARTALERAADTDQTTFQGLVREGGAKDSGTATIDNHGEGADPMISRAAFAVGAAGGVGLSADPQNNRWWVVRVERISFKQMNWDAVLAYKVKSAMATYRQEEHLRRLADSLRKKWPVEVYETRLADIAATEEPPK; encoded by the coding sequence GTGTCGATCGTCGCGCTCGCACTGGTGGCGACCGGTTGCGGGTCCACGGACCGTTCCGTGGACCCGCCGCCGAACGCTCTGGCCACCGTGGGAGGCGAACCCGTCACCGTCGAGCAGGTTCGGGCGCTGATTCCCGACAGTCCCCTGCCTGCGGTGGTGGTGGCAGGCGGCTACGCCGGTCCGTGGCCGGAGGCACTGGAGCTGGCGATCCGGGACGAGCTGCTGGTGCGGGAAGCCGCTCGCCGGGGCCTGCGCGGGTCGACCAGGGCCGAACAGATCGCCAAACTGATCACTCAGGAGCAGCGCGGTGCTGCTGGCCTCGCCGCCGAGAGCATTACCGACGGGGAAGCCCTCGCCTGGTACCAGGAACACCGCAGCCTGTTCGGAAACGTGGCACAGGCCGAGGTGGCCTGGGGTGAGTTCGCTGATCCTGCGCAGGCCAGAACGGCTCTGGAGCGTGCGGCTGATACCGATCAGACGACGTTTCAGGGACTGGTGCGTGAGGGCGGTGCGAAGGACAGCGGCACGGCCACCATCGACAACCATGGTGAGGGCGCCGATCCGATGATCTCGCGCGCGGCCTTCGCGGTCGGCGCGGCCGGGGGAGTCGGACTGTCCGCGGACCCGCAGAACAACCGGTGGTGGGTGGTCCGCGTCGAGCGCATCTCGTTCAAGCAGATGAACTGGGACGCGGTGCTGGCCTACAAGGTGAAGTCGGCGATGGCCACGTATCGTCAGGAGGAGCACCTGCGCCGGCTCGCCGACTCGTTGCGGAAGAAGTGGCCGGTCGAGGTGTACGAGACCCGGCTCGCTGACATCGCCGCGACAGAGGAGCCACCGAAATGA
- a CDS encoding class I SAM-dependent methyltransferase → MDATKLRRAIARTPLAPVAAFPKRLVRVARHDTKLLKVSARWLMTSREHHNYTYDLTWLSKSHLAWFVSVVCDTPVKRIRAYIQEIEGDENLRRHIEQTTQGTARRGLADRQVRYARRVGWYAIVRARRPQHVVETGVDKGLGSCVLAAALLRNAAEGHPGRLTSLDINPEAGYLARTAPWSDVVDLVVGDSIASINALDRPVDLFLHDSDHSKAHEKREFDAVEPKLASGAMLLTDNVTVTHVLADHAERTGRRFLAYRETPINHWYPGDGIGVAW, encoded by the coding sequence GTGGACGCAACCAAGCTTCGTCGGGCCATCGCCCGCACCCCGCTCGCTCCGGTGGCCGCCTTCCCCAAGCGGCTGGTCCGGGTCGCCCGGCACGACACCAAGCTGCTGAAGGTCTCCGCCCGATGGCTGATGACCTCCCGGGAGCACCACAACTACACGTACGACCTCACCTGGCTGAGCAAGAGTCACCTCGCCTGGTTCGTCAGCGTCGTCTGCGACACCCCGGTCAAGCGGATCCGGGCGTACATCCAGGAGATCGAGGGCGACGAGAACCTGCGCCGGCACATCGAGCAGACCACCCAGGGCACCGCTCGACGCGGCCTCGCCGACCGCCAGGTCCGCTACGCCCGCCGCGTCGGCTGGTACGCCATCGTCCGGGCCCGCCGCCCGCAGCACGTCGTCGAGACCGGCGTGGACAAGGGCCTCGGCAGCTGCGTCCTCGCCGCAGCCCTCCTGCGCAACGCCGCCGAGGGACACCCCGGCCGGCTCACCTCCCTCGACATCAACCCCGAGGCCGGCTACCTCGCCCGCACCGCGCCCTGGTCCGACGTGGTCGACTTGGTCGTCGGTGACTCGATCGCCTCCATCAACGCGCTGGACCGCCCGGTCGACCTCTTCCTGCACGACAGCGACCACAGCAAGGCCCACGAGAAGCGGGAGTTCGACGCGGTCGAGCCGAAGCTGGCGTCGGGCGCCATGCTGCTCACCGACAACGTCACCGTCACCCACGTCCTCGCCGACCACGCCGAGCGCACCGGCCGGCGTTTCCTCGCCTACCGGGAGACCCCGATCAACCACTGGTACCCCGGTGACGGAATCGGCGTCGCCTGGTGA
- a CDS encoding MOSC domain-containing protein, with protein sequence MRLASVHTYPVKGCHRLDHDTARVDPCGLAGDRRWMIVDADGTGVTQREHPVLATLRPVTRPGGLVLRGPGRPDLEVPEPVGVAPVTVRTFRHRKLPVDALPAGPAADAWLTAVLGRPVRLTWLAQPTRHIARGERAHDTGDQVSFADVYPLLLTVTASLEALNGWLAEAGSAPVPMTRFRPNVVVEGAPAWAEDGWAGRTLRIGATTFRAAGTCARCVVTTTDQETGVRGHEPLRTLVRHRRVDRKILFGLHLVPLSTGVVGVGDPVRVDPTS encoded by the coding sequence GTGAGGTTGGCGTCCGTCCACACGTACCCGGTCAAGGGGTGCCACCGGCTCGACCACGACACGGCCCGGGTCGACCCCTGCGGCCTGGCCGGTGACCGTCGCTGGATGATCGTCGACGCCGACGGCACCGGGGTGACCCAGCGGGAGCACCCGGTGCTGGCCACCCTGCGGCCGGTCACCCGGCCCGGCGGGCTGGTGCTACGCGGCCCCGGCCGCCCCGACCTGGAGGTGCCGGAACCGGTCGGTGTCGCCCCGGTCACGGTCCGTACCTTCCGGCACCGGAAACTGCCGGTCGATGCCCTCCCCGCCGGCCCGGCGGCCGACGCCTGGCTCACCGCCGTGCTCGGCAGGCCGGTCCGGCTGACCTGGCTCGCCCAACCCACCCGGCACATCGCTCGGGGGGAGCGCGCCCACGACACCGGCGACCAGGTCAGCTTCGCCGACGTCTACCCGCTGCTGCTGACCGTCACCGCGTCGCTCGAAGCGCTGAACGGCTGGCTGGCCGAGGCGGGCTCGGCGCCCGTGCCGATGACCCGCTTCCGGCCCAACGTGGTGGTCGAGGGCGCACCGGCCTGGGCCGAGGACGGCTGGGCCGGTCGGACCCTGCGGATCGGCGCGACCACCTTCCGCGCCGCCGGGACGTGCGCGCGCTGCGTGGTGACCACCACCGACCAGGAGACCGGGGTACGCGGACACGAACCGTTGCGGACCCTGGTCCGGCACCGCCGTGTCGACCGAAAGATCCTGTTCGGACTTCACCTCGTCCCCTTGTCGACCGGCGTGGTCGGCGTCGGCGATCCGGTGCGGGTCGATCCGACGTCCTGA
- a CDS encoding helix-turn-helix domain-containing protein, translating into MVRYRYTPEVLADAAARARNVTDVMRLLGVRISDGSHAHISRQLKRFGVDTSHFTGRPPGLRGPRRRVSSTMLLVQLPKGSRRTPGTRLKWALCDIGVPERCEECDVGTTWRGGPLTLHVDHINGDFLDNRPPNLRLLCPNCHSQTATYAGRNRRSALAPASAGQPPTGREPDRIAHPRPLDPRHVEALVRQVAAGAMTAVEAGRRIGCHRNHVYRLRHRLEQTGTTAPRPRVPHGSVVDHALVVRYALANPDLGPRKLADLIRAATDGRERPSHGTVSNVLRAAGLHTARARRTRLSGQAGVV; encoded by the coding sequence GTGGTCCGGTACCGGTACACCCCGGAGGTGCTCGCCGACGCGGCGGCGCGCGCCCGCAACGTCACCGACGTGATGCGCCTGCTGGGCGTACGGATCAGCGACGGCTCGCACGCCCACATCAGTCGTCAGCTCAAACGGTTCGGCGTCGACACCTCCCACTTCACCGGGCGTCCCCCTGGGCTGCGTGGTCCCCGCCGCCGGGTCTCCTCCACGATGCTGCTGGTCCAGCTACCGAAGGGTTCCCGCCGTACACCCGGCACCCGGCTGAAGTGGGCCCTGTGCGATATCGGCGTCCCGGAACGGTGCGAGGAGTGCGACGTCGGCACGACGTGGCGGGGCGGGCCGCTCACCCTGCACGTCGACCACATCAACGGTGACTTCCTCGACAACCGCCCGCCGAACCTGCGCCTGTTGTGCCCGAACTGCCACAGCCAGACCGCCACGTACGCCGGCCGCAACCGCCGGTCCGCTCTGGCGCCGGCGAGCGCCGGGCAGCCGCCGACCGGCCGCGAGCCGGACCGGATCGCCCACCCTCGGCCGCTCGATCCGCGGCATGTCGAGGCGCTGGTCCGGCAGGTGGCGGCCGGCGCGATGACCGCGGTGGAGGCCGGGCGGCGCATTGGCTGTCACCGCAACCACGTCTACCGGCTCCGCCACCGCCTGGAGCAGACCGGCACGACGGCGCCACGGCCACGCGTTCCTCACGGGTCCGTCGTCGACCACGCGCTCGTGGTCCGGTACGCGCTGGCGAACCCCGACCTGGGTCCGCGAAAACTCGCCGACCTGATCCGAGCCGCCACCGACGGACGGGAGAGGCCCAGTCACGGAACGGTGTCCAACGTCCTGCGGGCCGCCGGGCTCCACACGGCACGAGCGCGACGCACTAGACTCTCTGGGCAGGCGGGAGTGGTGTAA
- the bcp gene encoding thioredoxin-dependent thiol peroxidase produces the protein MTAPHRLSPGDPAPDFTLPTDTGSTLSLADLRGRRVILYAYPAAMTPGCTKQACDFRDSLASLQAAGYEVVGISPDKPEKLAKFRERDAITFALVADTDKAVLTAYGAFGEKQSYGRTVTGVIRSTFVVDEDGKIERALYNVKATGHVAKLRRDLGLD, from the coding sequence ATGACCGCGCCGCACCGTCTCAGCCCCGGCGACCCCGCGCCGGACTTCACCCTGCCGACCGACACCGGCAGCACGCTCTCCCTGGCCGACCTGCGGGGCCGCCGGGTGATCCTGTACGCCTACCCGGCCGCGATGACCCCGGGCTGCACCAAGCAGGCCTGCGACTTCCGCGACTCGCTCGCCTCCCTCCAGGCGGCCGGCTACGAGGTGGTCGGCATCTCCCCGGACAAGCCGGAGAAGCTGGCGAAGTTCCGCGAGCGCGACGCCATCACGTTCGCCCTGGTCGCCGACACCGACAAGGCGGTGCTCACCGCGTACGGGGCGTTCGGCGAGAAGCAGAGCTACGGCCGGACGGTGACCGGGGTGATCCGTTCCACCTTCGTCGTCGACGAGGACGGGAAGATCGAACGGGCGCTCTACAACGTGAAGGCCACCGGGCACGTCGCCAAGCTGCGCCGCGACCTCGGGCTGGACTGA
- a CDS encoding DsbA family protein yields MSSRKGQKDASRVVREQLARERRRRRTLWTSVAAVAVLVIAGLIGWSVYAAQRSDDFTAPTGANDAGTGVVAGSGPVTIDVYEDFICPACKQFEQLSGPTLDTLIDQGKVRVVYHPVAYLNRFSSTQYSTRSSAASGCAAEGGRYRQYAKALFERQPPEGGAGLSDDDLADIAAEVGIDRDGFASCLREGTFKPWTEHVTEEASRAGITGTPTVLVDGKPIENPTPDAITAAVEAAAR; encoded by the coding sequence ATGAGTAGTCGCAAGGGGCAGAAGGACGCCTCCCGGGTGGTCCGCGAGCAGCTCGCCAGGGAGCGCCGCCGACGCCGCACGCTCTGGACCTCGGTGGCCGCCGTGGCGGTGCTGGTGATCGCCGGACTGATCGGCTGGAGCGTCTACGCCGCGCAGCGCTCCGACGACTTCACCGCGCCGACCGGCGCGAACGACGCGGGCACCGGCGTCGTGGCCGGCTCCGGCCCGGTCACCATCGACGTGTACGAGGACTTCATCTGCCCGGCCTGCAAGCAGTTCGAGCAGCTCAGCGGCCCGACCCTGGACACACTGATCGACCAGGGCAAGGTCCGGGTGGTGTACCACCCGGTGGCGTACCTCAACCGCTTCTCGTCCACGCAGTACTCCACCCGCTCGTCGGCTGCGTCCGGCTGCGCCGCCGAGGGTGGTCGGTACCGGCAGTACGCCAAGGCGCTCTTCGAGCGACAGCCGCCGGAGGGCGGCGCGGGGCTCAGCGACGACGACCTCGCCGACATCGCCGCCGAGGTCGGCATCGACCGGGACGGGTTCGCCTCCTGCCTGCGCGAGGGCACCTTCAAGCCATGGACCGAACACGTGACCGAGGAGGCGAGCCGGGCCGGGATCACCGGCACGCCGACCGTCCTGGTCGACGGCAAGCCGATCGAGAACCCCACCCCGGACGCCATCACCGCCGCCGTCGAGGCAGCCGCCCGGTGA
- a CDS encoding MauE/DoxX family redox-associated membrane protein produces MTVTAPRPRVVSWPLLRPWLAVAARLGLAAVWFAAGGSKVGDLAASGRAVNAYQVMPYDLAMAVGAALPFVELALGVLLLVGLATRLAAGFSAALLVVFVAGIVSAWTRGLAIDCGCFGGGGELAAGQSPAYLPEILRDLGFLALAGFLLIWPRTPASVDGWLSGTPAVEDEDE; encoded by the coding sequence ATGACCGTGACCGCACCCCGCCCCCGGGTCGTGAGCTGGCCCCTCCTCCGTCCCTGGCTCGCCGTCGCCGCCCGGCTCGGTCTCGCCGCGGTGTGGTTCGCCGCGGGCGGCAGCAAGGTCGGCGACCTGGCCGCCTCCGGGCGGGCCGTCAACGCGTACCAGGTCATGCCGTACGACCTGGCGATGGCCGTCGGCGCGGCACTGCCCTTCGTGGAGCTGGCGCTCGGCGTCCTGTTGCTCGTCGGGCTGGCCACCCGGCTCGCCGCCGGCTTCTCGGCGGCGCTACTGGTGGTCTTCGTCGCGGGCATCGTCTCCGCCTGGACGCGGGGCCTCGCCATCGACTGCGGGTGCTTCGGTGGGGGCGGCGAACTCGCCGCCGGCCAGAGCCCCGCCTACCTCCCGGAGATCCTCCGGGACCTGGGTTTCCTGGCACTCGCCGGGTTCCTGCTGATCTGGCCCCGCACCCCCGCCTCGGTGGACGGGTGGCTGTCGGGCACACCGGCCGTGGAGGACGAGGATGAGTAG
- a CDS encoding sigma-70 family RNA polymerase sigma factor yields MPAWDPPGNPADPAATGPDPATRWALTARDGDPVAQAAFVRLTQAEVWRFVAALIDPDNADDLTQETYLRAFRALPAFEGRASARTWLLGIARRTCADHLRTVVRRRRLDERLAAQAYTDRPHPDPAGHLGAADLLRRLPADRREAFVLTQVLGLSYAEAAAVGGVPVGTIRSRVARARGDLLEAVGDALGS; encoded by the coding sequence GTGCCCGCGTGGGATCCGCCGGGCAACCCGGCGGACCCCGCCGCCACCGGGCCCGACCCGGCGACCCGCTGGGCGCTCACCGCCCGCGACGGCGACCCGGTGGCCCAGGCCGCGTTCGTACGGCTCACCCAGGCCGAGGTGTGGCGCTTCGTCGCCGCCCTGATCGACCCGGACAACGCCGACGACCTCACCCAGGAGACCTACCTGCGGGCGTTCCGGGCGCTACCGGCGTTCGAGGGACGGGCCAGCGCGCGTACCTGGCTGCTCGGCATCGCCCGGCGGACCTGCGCCGACCACCTGCGCACCGTGGTCCGGCGGCGACGGCTCGACGAGCGGCTCGCCGCGCAGGCGTACACCGACCGGCCGCACCCCGACCCGGCCGGGCACCTCGGCGCCGCCGACCTGCTCCGTCGGCTCCCCGCCGACCGGCGCGAGGCGTTCGTGCTCACCCAGGTCCTCGGCCTGTCGTACGCGGAGGCGGCGGCGGTCGGCGGTGTTCCGGTGGGCACCATCCGGTCCCGGGTGGCCCGGGCCCGGGGCGACCTGCTCGAGGCGGTCGGCGACGCCCTGGGCAGTTGA
- a CDS encoding zf-HC2 domain-containing protein: MTCDDVRAALSARLDGEDPGTPPATLDAHTSTCAGCRSWLARAEQVTRLVRVQAVAVPDLTAPVLAAVAADQQAARAAAMAAVRARRQVLRVAVGVAAAAQLAIALPMLLAGLGVAVDPHTSREMASFDVALAVGFALAAYRPERAQAFVPVALVLAVCLAGTSAVDIANSTTALVHEIGHLAAVVQAGLLWALGRTTRQVDRPLAAPAVAGPG; this comes from the coding sequence ATGACATGCGACGACGTACGCGCGGCGCTGTCGGCGCGGCTGGACGGCGAGGATCCGGGCACGCCGCCGGCCACGCTGGACGCGCACACCTCCACCTGCGCCGGGTGCCGCAGCTGGCTGGCCCGGGCCGAGCAGGTGACCCGACTGGTCCGGGTGCAGGCCGTGGCCGTGCCCGACCTGACCGCCCCGGTGCTGGCGGCGGTGGCCGCCGACCAGCAGGCTGCCCGGGCCGCGGCGATGGCGGCGGTCCGGGCCCGTCGGCAGGTGCTCCGGGTGGCGGTGGGGGTGGCCGCGGCGGCCCAGCTCGCCATCGCGCTGCCGATGCTCCTCGCCGGTCTCGGCGTGGCCGTCGACCCGCACACCAGCCGGGAGATGGCCTCCTTCGACGTGGCGCTCGCGGTGGGCTTCGCGCTGGCCGCGTACCGGCCGGAACGGGCCCAGGCGTTCGTGCCGGTGGCCTTGGTGCTGGCGGTCTGCCTGGCCGGCACCAGCGCGGTGGACATCGCCAACTCGACGACCGCCCTGGTGCACGAGATCGGTCACCTGGCCGCGGTGGTCCAGGCCGGTCTGCTCTGGGCGCTGGGCCGCACCACCCGCCAGGTGGACCGCCCGCTCGCGGCGCCCGCCGTGGCGGGGCCGGGGTGA
- a CDS encoding copper resistance CopC/CopD family protein has product MTAPTPLSRRTRAHPLVRLAAGAGLLVVLVALLLAPAGPASAHAVLVSSSPAASAVVPSAPAEVVLTFSESVRQVPGKIRVLAPDGSRADRGEPAFDGSVVTVRLAPDGARGTYLVSYRVVSADSHPVSGAFTYSVGAPSTPPVDSGTDSRADPVVGLTIKVAKYLTYAGLLLLVGPVLMIGTFWPRRLSRTGPSRVAWAGFGLVAVGTLVGLWAQVPYTTGGGLLDVDGAGLRDALGSDFGLAHLVRLGLLAASAFLLRPLLAGRGGRADRVILAILGGAALFTWPLAGHPAASPAPPLSIFVDAVHLGSMAVWLGGLVVLAGFLLPGADEHELDAILPVWSRWAALAVAALLLAGTVNALIEVGSPAALVDTTYGWLLIAKIALFALVVGVAAVSRNLVRRWREAARPRPLRRALWLELAVAAVVLGVTATLVQTTPARTAGADVASTRSTLFTTTLASSLYSLQVEVDPAEPGNNSMHLYAYSPDNRPQPVVEWRATVALPSAGIEPIEITLLPLTDNHATGEINLPASGEWQLRVTVRTSEIDQATVSTTVPVR; this is encoded by the coding sequence ATGACTGCTCCGACACCCCTCTCGCGCCGCACCCGTGCGCATCCGCTCGTCCGCCTGGCGGCCGGTGCCGGCCTCCTGGTCGTCCTGGTCGCGCTGCTGCTCGCCCCGGCCGGTCCGGCGAGCGCGCACGCGGTGCTGGTGAGCAGCAGTCCGGCCGCCTCCGCCGTGGTGCCGAGCGCCCCGGCCGAGGTGGTGCTGACCTTCAGCGAGTCGGTCCGGCAGGTGCCCGGCAAGATCCGGGTGCTCGCCCCGGACGGGTCGCGGGCCGACCGGGGTGAGCCGGCCTTCGACGGTTCGGTGGTGACCGTACGGCTCGCCCCGGACGGTGCGCGCGGCACGTACCTGGTCAGCTACCGGGTCGTCTCGGCAGACAGCCACCCGGTCTCCGGAGCGTTCACCTACTCGGTCGGCGCGCCGTCGACACCGCCGGTCGATTCCGGGACGGACAGCCGGGCGGACCCGGTGGTGGGGCTGACGATCAAGGTCGCCAAGTACCTCACCTACGCGGGCCTGCTGTTGCTGGTCGGCCCGGTACTGATGATCGGCACGTTCTGGCCGCGCCGGCTGTCCCGTACCGGTCCGTCCCGGGTCGCCTGGGCGGGGTTCGGGCTGGTGGCCGTCGGCACGCTGGTGGGGCTCTGGGCCCAGGTGCCGTACACCACGGGCGGAGGGCTGCTCGACGTCGACGGCGCGGGCCTGCGGGACGCGCTCGGCAGCGACTTCGGTCTGGCGCACCTGGTCCGGCTCGGGCTGCTCGCCGCGTCGGCGTTCCTGCTGCGACCGCTGCTGGCCGGGCGCGGGGGCCGGGCGGACCGGGTGATCCTGGCCATCCTGGGTGGCGCGGCGCTGTTCACCTGGCCGCTGGCCGGGCACCCGGCGGCCTCGCCCGCGCCGCCGCTGTCGATCTTCGTCGACGCCGTGCATCTGGGCAGCATGGCGGTGTGGCTGGGCGGGCTGGTGGTGCTCGCCGGGTTCCTGCTGCCCGGAGCCGACGAGCACGAGCTGGACGCGATCCTGCCGGTCTGGTCGCGGTGGGCGGCGCTCGCCGTGGCCGCCCTCCTGCTCGCCGGCACGGTGAACGCGTTGATCGAGGTGGGCAGCCCGGCCGCGTTGGTCGACACCACCTACGGGTGGCTGCTGATCGCCAAGATCGCCCTCTTCGCGCTGGTGGTCGGGGTGGCGGCGGTCTCGCGTAACCTGGTGCGCCGGTGGCGGGAAGCGGCCCGGCCGAGGCCGCTGCGCCGGGCGCTCTGGCTGGAGCTGGCGGTCGCCGCGGTGGTCCTCGGGGTCACCGCCACGCTGGTGCAGACCACGCCGGCCCGCACCGCCGGAGCCGACGTCGCCAGCACTCGCAGCACGCTCTTCACCACCACCCTGGCCAGCTCGCTCTACTCCCTCCAGGTGGAGGTGGACCCGGCCGAGCCGGGCAACAACTCCATGCACCTGTACGCGTACTCGCCGGACAACCGCCCGCAGCCGGTGGTGGAGTGGCGGGCCACCGTCGCGCTGCCGTCGGCCGGGATCGAGCCGATCGAGATCACCCTGCTGCCGCTGACCGACAACCACGCCACCGGGGAGATCAACCTGCCGGCGTCGGGCGAGTGGCAGCTCCGGGTCACCGTACGCACGTCAGAGATCGACCAGGCCACGGTGAGTACCACCGTGCCCGTCCGTTAG